Within Agarivorans litoreus, the genomic segment TTGTGATTTAGCATCTGGGCGTAACCAGTCCAGAGTACCATTTTTACGTACTTCAGCTTGACGCTTAACCAGCAAGTGAGAGTAAGTAATTGGTGCAGGCATTAATACGTCGGTTTCGTTGGTGGCATAACCAAACATTAAACCTTGGTCACCAGCGCCTTGATCTTCTGGGCGTGAGCGGTCTACACCTTGGTTAATGTCTGGGCTTTGTTTGCCCACAACGTTAAGCACTGCGCAAGAGTCAGCATCAAAACCCATATCTGAGTGGGTGTAGCCAATGTCACGTACTGTTGAGCGAGCAAGTTCTTCGATATCAACCCAGGCAGAGGTATTGATTTCGCCGCCTACCATTACCATGCCGGTTTTTACGTAGGTTTCACAGGCTACACGTGCCTTTGGGTCTTGCTCTAAGATTGCGTCCAATACTGCATCGGAGATTTGATCTGCAATTTTGTCTGGATGCCCTTCAGACACTGATTCTGAAGTAAATAAATGAGTAGCCATGTTTATATCTCGTAAATGGAATTATATACGTATGGATGTTTTACCATCTGGACGTCTATTCTAAGTGAGGGGTAAAAGATTTGCTAGCGCTTATTAATGAAAATAATTCACATTGGCAGATTAGTTTTATTGAATTTGCCCATTAGTACGCAGGCTTTCAGCTGTAAGATCTTAGCAAAAACTATTTTGTTGCTAATCGCCTAGCTTTCTTTAGGGGCTGGTGGTAAATCAGAACGGCAGATACAGAGCACTGCATAGAAAAGACTATAGATGGTGGTTGTTAGAGCTTAGCTTGAACTATAAATCACTTAGCCGCTTCTAAAGCGGCTAAGTGTACAATTTTGAGTGCAAGTTGCGTTGTTAGGGTTTGCTCAGCTCGTGCTTGATCCAGTTGCTCATGTTTTGCCTGGTTTCGAGTCCGGTTTTGCGAGCGATTTCTTCGTCACCACGCACAATCACTACGACCGGCAAAGTAGAAACTTGATACTTGCTACGAGCGGTTCTGTCTTCACTCAAGTTAATTAGCTCAATTTTTTTGTCATTCTGCTGGTTATAAAGCAGCACCAAATCGGCTTGAATTTTACTTTGGTCATTTCGGTCATGCACAAAAGAGACTAAGCGAATTGGAGGACGAGGGCTACGGGTTAAATCTAGGCACTGGCCGCCATCATCGTATTCTTTACATGACCAAACAAAGTCGTGGTACTTGAGAGTTTGCGAATAGAAGTATTGGCCAGCATCGAACTTTTTGATGCTAGGTATGTGCTTGGTGGTTTCACCATGTTCATCGCTGAAGCTTTTAATTACTCTACTATTAGCTTGGAAGGTGGTGGTGTCGGTATCTACGGCAGCAAAAACTTGACCTGAAAACCAAGCCATTATTAACAGTACAACTGGGCGGCGCATAAAAAAATCCCTATAAAATACAAAGCCACTATTAATATCCGTGTCATTCTAGAACACTTAAGCCTGCAAGCCTATCGTATTTTTCTGTGATACCGTTCTCATTTTCATTTCGCCTAGTTTTTCCGGTGAATAGCTCCTTTTTTGTCTTATTTGACAGGTATTATCGGCTCATTTTTGCTGGTTAGGATTTTGCTATCTGTAGTGCTTGGACTGGGCTATTAGTTTCACACATTTGTTGGGAGAGCGCTGCTCCGTTTATCTAGCAAGCGAGTTGTTTTGTTAATAGATAATACGAGGGTATTTGTATTTAAGCTTGTCTCTTTGTCGTCTCCGCTATTGCTGGCTCTTACATTTAACTTTGCTGCAACTGTTCACTATCTAGCGTTTTGTTTTCTTCCTTAACTAGAACGGGGCTATTGATTAAGCGGATTTGAGCATTGAGTAGTTGCTGTTCAATTAAACTGGGTGAGCGGAAGATATATTTGGCAATGGCACTGGCGCACAAACACGCCACTATGGCTGGTATAACAATTTCAACCTGCATGGTTTGTTCGGTAATTAGCAAAAACGCTGCCCAGGGGGTGCGAAATACTGCGCCAAACATGGCACCCATACCTACTATCACTAGCATTAAGTCTGCACTATCAGGAATAAGCTCTCCAATAATGCTACCTAAAATACCGCCAATTACCAACATGGGGCCTAAACTGCCACCGGGTAGGGCAAAGGCTAAAGCTACAGTGGTTAAGACGATCCTAGCTAATAACCAGAGGTGCTGTTGGCCAAGGTCTAACTCCCAATAAAGTAAACCGTTTGGCGTAATAGGTTCTAAACCTAACCATTGAGGGTTTAGTAGTCCTGCTATGGCTGTCACACTAGCAGCAATAGTTACCGCATAGTTGCGGTTAAGTTTGGGCATGGCGCGAATAAGCTTAACCAGCAAAGTAGCAAATACACCACACAACATGCCGAGTAAGGCAAACTGCGCTAAACCATGCCATTCAAAAGACTGTGGAGGCAGGTTAATTGTTAACATGCTTCCACCATGTAATTGCGATATAACGCTTGCTGTTGCTGCCACCACGGCAATGGTGGCGATAGAGCGCCAATTAAATCGGCGCATGACTAACTCATAAGCTATCACTGTACCGGCCAACGGGGCATT encodes:
- a CDS encoding chloride channel protein encodes the protein MANNFAFRSRSFFVYLFIGLFSSGLALLFSDLAHLNPNQFLDSPLPAYSLPFIAAICILLFERLFSRYKQVGLIFVVKAYHFDEGQLHWGNLIYQFAVGLLLTWGGYAVGIVGPACYLSAVVASNLSYSARLTEGQVRLSVACGTAAAVAALFNAPLAGTVIAYELVMRRFNWRSIATIAVVAATASVISQLHGGSMLTINLPPQSFEWHGLAQFALLGMLCGVFATLLVKLIRAMPKLNRNYAVTIAASVTAIAGLLNPQWLGLEPITPNGLLYWELDLGQQHLWLLARIVLTTVALAFALPGGSLGPMLVIGGILGSIIGELIPDSADLMLVIVGMGAMFGAVFRTPWAAFLLITEQTMQVEIVIPAIVACLCASAIAKYIFRSPSLIEQQLLNAQIRLINSPVLVKEENKTLDSEQLQQS